From one Enterococcus sp. DIV2402 genomic stretch:
- a CDS encoding NAD-dependent epimerase/dehydratase family protein, translated as MKVLVTGATGFLGKYVVEELVEHQYEVIAFGRNEAVGQTLEQSKVTFVKGDFVQYEEIEQALVGVDAVIHAGALSTVWGKWQDFYETNVLGTENVLKSCEQHQIQKVVFISSPSIYAAGKDQLDLREDEAPHTNELNFYIKSKLLAEAKIKQYRHVPTVVLRPRGLFGIGDTSIIPRLLRVHRKIGMPLFNDGQQLVDVTCVENVALAIRLSLENPLAIGQVYNITNGEPRPFKSILDELLVELALEQKYLSLSFPLMYGLSASFEKVYRWLGITKEPLFTKYTIFLLRYSQTLSIERAQRELGYQPKMTISEGIRKYAAHYRGN; from the coding sequence ATGAAAGTATTAGTAACTGGAGCAACAGGTTTTTTAGGAAAATATGTCGTTGAAGAATTAGTTGAGCATCAATATGAGGTGATTGCTTTTGGCAGAAATGAAGCAGTGGGACAAACATTGGAGCAATCCAAAGTAACTTTTGTAAAAGGTGATTTTGTTCAATATGAAGAAATTGAACAAGCACTTGTCGGTGTCGATGCCGTCATCCATGCAGGTGCGTTATCCACAGTTTGGGGGAAATGGCAAGACTTCTATGAAACCAATGTTTTAGGCACCGAAAATGTTTTAAAGTCATGTGAACAACATCAAATTCAAAAAGTAGTCTTCATTTCATCACCTAGCATTTATGCGGCAGGTAAAGATCAACTTGATTTACGAGAAGATGAAGCACCTCATACCAATGAATTGAATTTTTACATTAAAAGTAAGTTATTGGCCGAAGCTAAAATAAAACAATACCGTCATGTTCCAACCGTTGTTTTGCGTCCTAGAGGTCTGTTTGGAATTGGTGATACCAGTATTATTCCTCGCTTATTGCGGGTTCATCGGAAAATAGGCATGCCTTTATTTAATGACGGGCAACAGTTGGTCGATGTGACATGCGTTGAAAATGTCGCTTTAGCAATTCGTTTAAGTTTGGAGAATCCGTTAGCTATTGGCCAAGTCTATAATATTACGAACGGTGAGCCACGGCCGTTTAAGTCAATTTTGGATGAACTATTAGTAGAATTAGCCTTGGAACAGAAATATCTTTCATTGAGTTTTCCGCTCATGTATGGATTATCAGCTAGCTTTGAAAAAGTGTATCGTTGGTTAGGCATTACGAAAGAACCATTATTTACCAAATATACCATTTTCTTATTGCGTTATAGCCAGACATTATCAATTGAACGTGCACAAAGAGAGTTAGGGTATCAACCGAAAATGACGATTAGTGAGGGGATTAGAAAATATGCAGCCCATTATCGAGGAAATTAG
- a CDS encoding phosphodiester glycosidase family protein produces MKRWFKKKMAVVSIFILLLIGADSYVLLKAFVLPQAETVIASNQIASESTTTDETTETTEPVITETSYSDENIQLTIDEQVVNNTTAYVVDIQVSDPSYLKTALAQNTYGRNIKEATSTIAEENKAILAINGDFYGFRSSGYVLRNGNLYRESGVDGQEDLVIDENGDLSIIDEGEISAQELLDSGVQQVLSFGPALIENSEIVVDTATEVGQSMSSNPRTAIGQISENHYVLVVSDGRTDESEGLSLYQLAEVFQQVGATTAYNLDGGGSTTLYFNGQVINTPVGGQGSSERSVSDIVYFGYE; encoded by the coding sequence ATGAAGCGATGGTTTAAGAAAAAAATGGCAGTCGTCAGCATATTTATTCTGCTTTTGATAGGTGCTGACAGTTATGTGTTATTAAAGGCGTTCGTTTTACCCCAAGCTGAAACAGTGATTGCTAGCAATCAGATTGCAAGTGAGTCAACCACTACAGACGAAACGACTGAAACAACGGAGCCAGTTATTACTGAAACGAGTTATTCCGATGAAAACATCCAACTTACGATTGATGAACAAGTTGTTAATAATACAACAGCTTATGTAGTGGATATTCAAGTATCTGATCCAAGTTATTTGAAGACTGCTTTGGCACAAAATACGTATGGTCGCAATATTAAGGAAGCAACTTCGACGATTGCCGAAGAAAATAAGGCAATTTTAGCGATTAATGGTGATTTTTATGGGTTTAGAAGTAGCGGCTACGTCTTGCGTAATGGCAATTTATATCGTGAAAGTGGCGTTGACGGACAAGAAGATTTAGTCATTGATGAAAATGGCGATTTATCAATTATTGATGAAGGCGAAATATCGGCACAAGAATTATTAGATAGTGGTGTTCAACAGGTTTTATCGTTTGGTCCAGCATTAATTGAAAACAGTGAAATCGTGGTGGATACTGCCACTGAAGTGGGACAGTCGATGAGTAGTAATCCAAGAACTGCCATTGGACAAATTAGTGAAAACCATTATGTGTTAGTGGTCTCAGATGGCCGAACTGATGAGAGTGAAGGATTGAGTTTATATCAATTAGCTGAAGTATTCCAACAAGTGGGTGCCACAACAGCCTATAACTTAGACGGGGGCGGTTCAACGACCTTGTATTTCAATGGACAAGTTATCAATACGCCCGTGGGTGGCCAAGGAAGCTCGGAACGTTCTGTTAGCGATATTGTGTATTTTGGTTATGAATAG
- a CDS encoding MBL fold metallo-hydrolase, which translates to MQPIIEEISYFACGSCTNHLHWMFKQAPKETRVFPAGVFLIKHRTQGYILYDTGYSTALYQNQFKYLLYRKINPIQVSFDEMIDQQLRQKGVEPSAIRWVILSHLHPDHIGGAKQFPKATFITTEAVYRNFKKATVKDLIFNEFLPNDFEERVIHVLPNQHDSQFPYHAVADLFGDGSLLLSSFDGHAVGQGCLFLPEKNLFLAADICWGMDLLSKTEQLKPIPRLIQHNMRAYRQSCALLQKIQADGIQVVVSHDATQRIKEVLA; encoded by the coding sequence ATGCAGCCCATTATCGAGGAAATTAGTTACTTTGCTTGTGGTTCTTGTACAAATCATTTGCATTGGATGTTTAAGCAGGCACCCAAAGAAACACGCGTTTTCCCAGCAGGTGTTTTTTTAATAAAGCATCGCACACAAGGGTATATTCTTTATGATACTGGCTATTCAACTGCTTTGTATCAAAACCAGTTCAAATATCTGTTGTATCGTAAAATCAATCCTATTCAAGTCTCCTTTGACGAGATGATTGATCAGCAACTGCGTCAAAAAGGCGTTGAACCTTCAGCTATTCGCTGGGTGATATTATCGCATTTGCATCCCGATCATATTGGTGGTGCTAAACAATTTCCGAAGGCGACATTTATCACCACAGAAGCAGTCTACCGCAATTTTAAAAAAGCAACGGTCAAAGATTTAATTTTTAACGAATTTCTACCGAATGATTTTGAAGAACGTGTGATCCATGTATTACCTAATCAACACGATTCGCAATTTCCTTATCATGCTGTTGCGGATTTGTTTGGAGACGGTAGTTTGTTATTGTCTTCGTTTGATGGGCATGCGGTTGGGCAAGGCTGTTTATTTTTACCTGAGAAAAATCTGTTTTTAGCTGCGGATATTTGTTGGGGGATGGATTTATTATCAAAAACAGAGCAATTAAAACCGATACCACGTTTGATTCAACATAATATGCGTGCTTATCGCCAAAGCTGTGCGCTTTTACAAAAAATTCAAGCAGATGGTATTCAAGTGGTAGTTAGTCATGATGCTACACAGCGTATTAAGGAAGTGTTGGCATGA
- a CDS encoding GIY-YIG nuclease family protein, translated as METKHYFYVLECKDQTFYGGYTTDLTRRLAEHNAGTGAKYTRLARRRPLKMIHAEVFETRSEATKAEAAFKKLSRKQKEIYLKNNPSLSVLDEKSVSSVH; from the coding sequence ATGGAAACTAAACATTATTTTTATGTCTTAGAATGTAAAGACCAGACCTTTTACGGTGGGTACACAACTGATTTAACGCGACGATTAGCAGAACACAACGCTGGAACGGGTGCTAAATACACTCGATTGGCTCGTCGACGTCCCTTAAAAATGATTCATGCGGAAGTCTTCGAGACTCGCAGCGAAGCAACCAAAGCCGAAGCTGCCTTTAAGAAATTATCTCGTAAACAAAAAGAAATTTATCTTAAAAACAATCCGTCGCTTTCCGTTCTAGATGAAAAAAGCGTGTCTTCAGTTCATTGA
- a CDS encoding tRNA1(Val) (adenine(37)-N6)-methyltransferase, whose amino-acid sequence MYLNEGERIDQLYADDIQIIQSSKVFSFSLDAVLLANFPAIPKRGKIVDLCAGNGAVGLFISRKTNAHIYQIELQEKLADMAQRSIQLNQLEEQMTVYTMDLTNALTKIKGDSVDLLVCNPPYFKNSETGIKNPNPHLAIARHEIHTSLDEVIHVSSKLLKTNGRLAMVHRPDRFLDIIDSMRRHRIVPKRIQFVYPKVGKEANILLIEGIKDGKQDGFKVAPPLITYDQDGNYNPETRKMLYGN is encoded by the coding sequence ATGTATTTAAACGAAGGCGAACGAATTGATCAATTGTACGCAGATGATATTCAAATTATTCAAAGCTCAAAAGTCTTTTCATTTTCACTTGATGCGGTTTTATTGGCCAATTTTCCAGCCATCCCCAAACGTGGAAAGATTGTTGATTTATGCGCAGGAAATGGCGCAGTTGGCTTGTTTATTAGTCGTAAAACAAACGCTCACATCTATCAAATCGAATTACAAGAAAAATTAGCCGACATGGCACAACGAAGCATTCAATTAAATCAATTGGAAGAACAAATGACCGTTTATACGATGGATTTAACAAACGCTTTAACAAAAATCAAAGGGGATTCGGTTGATCTATTAGTCTGTAATCCTCCTTATTTCAAAAATAGTGAGACAGGCATTAAAAATCCGAATCCACATTTGGCGATTGCTCGGCATGAAATTCACACCAGTTTAGATGAAGTCATCCATGTATCGAGTAAACTTTTAAAAACCAATGGACGACTCGCAATGGTTCATCGTCCTGATCGTTTTTTGGATATTATTGACAGCATGCGTCGCCATCGAATTGTTCCCAAACGAATTCAATTTGTCTATCCTAAAGTAGGTAAAGAAGCGAATATTCTATTAATCGAAGGCATAAAAGATGGCAAGCAAGATGGTTTTAAAGTCGCTCCGCCATTAATTACGTATGACCAAGATGGAAACTACAATCCTGAGACAAGGAAAATGCTGTATGGAAACTAA
- a CDS encoding chloride channel protein, which yields MEITGKKQEVAIISLLSIFIGLIVGGIDTLFGRVLLALTEFREAHFLYLIPFLAPVGMLFVYVFLNYGKTSSQGMGLIFQVGHNEEDLIPKRLTPFVIVGTWLTHLFGGSAGREGVAVQVGATVAHWIGKLIKGVDASQFIVIGMAAGFAGLFQTPIAASFFAMEVLVIGKLRYDALLPTMIAAFVASNTSAFLGLEKFSVALDVPITFDVWFALKLIVLGMAFGFSGWAFSDSLKWAKGFLVKYIPNAVRRIGIVGIILSILFVLFFQGRYSGLGTNLISFSFNGGTIELYDWLLKLIFTVLTVSAGFQGGEVTPLFAIGASLGVILAPVLGIPVVLAAALGYASVFGSATNTLLAPMLIGGEVFGFNYLPYFLIVCGIAFMCNGNRSIYGNQKIG from the coding sequence ATGGAAATTACTGGTAAAAAACAAGAAGTAGCAATTATTAGTTTGTTGAGTATTTTTATTGGGTTAATTGTTGGTGGTATTGATACGCTTTTTGGAAGAGTTTTACTTGCGCTCACTGAATTTCGAGAGGCGCACTTTCTTTACCTCATTCCATTTTTAGCACCTGTTGGAATGTTGTTTGTTTATGTATTTTTGAATTATGGCAAAACTAGTTCGCAAGGAATGGGTCTGATTTTTCAAGTAGGTCATAATGAAGAGGATCTCATTCCAAAACGTTTAACGCCTTTTGTTATTGTAGGGACTTGGTTGACACATTTATTTGGTGGTAGTGCAGGTCGTGAAGGTGTGGCGGTTCAAGTAGGGGCAACTGTTGCGCACTGGATTGGCAAACTAATTAAAGGTGTCGATGCAAGCCAGTTTATTGTTATCGGGATGGCGGCAGGATTTGCAGGTCTGTTCCAAACACCTATTGCGGCAAGTTTTTTTGCTATGGAAGTTTTAGTGATTGGAAAATTGCGTTATGATGCGTTGTTACCAACGATGATTGCTGCTTTTGTCGCAAGCAATACGTCTGCATTTTTAGGATTAGAGAAGTTTTCGGTTGCCTTGGATGTGCCAATTACTTTTGATGTTTGGTTTGCACTTAAATTAATTGTTTTAGGAATGGCTTTTGGTTTTAGTGGCTGGGCATTTTCAGATAGCTTAAAATGGGCGAAAGGCTTCTTAGTGAAATATATTCCGAATGCGGTCCGTCGTATTGGGATTGTGGGAATTATTTTAAGTATTTTATTCGTGCTCTTTTTCCAAGGCCGCTATTCAGGTCTAGGTACAAACCTCATCAGTTTTAGCTTTAATGGTGGAACGATTGAACTTTATGACTGGCTTTTGAAATTAATCTTCACGGTACTTACTGTGAGTGCGGGCTTCCAAGGCGGCGAAGTAACGCCACTTTTTGCAATCGGTGCTTCACTTGGAGTCATTCTAGCACCCGTTTTGGGAATTCCTGTAGTTTTAGCCGCAGCGTTGGGTTATGCCAGTGTTTTTGGTAGTGCCACGAATACACTGTTGGCGCCCATGTTAATTGGTGGCGAAGTATTTGGTTTTAATTATTTACCTTATTTCTTAATTGTTTGTGGTATTGCGTTTATGTGTAATGGTAATCGTAGTATTTATGGCAATCAAAAAATTGGCTAA
- a CDS encoding F390 synthetase-related protein has translation MNKLKMLLPFIQARWLRRFKNRQALERYQEKELQKQSAYMRTHSPYYRSLPEEATWPLMDKTFMMAHFDELNTKGVKKEEAMAFALASEKNREFNENYQGISIGLSSGTSGHRGIFITTEEEQALWAGTILGKMLPKGKLVGHKLAFFLRADNQLYQSINSPVIELAYFDTYQPIEEHVSRLNEYQPTILIAPASMLVALAKAIEEHHLKMDVQQVISVAEILEATDQRYLEKIFQLPVIHQIYQCTEGFLGCTCEYGQLHLNEDIVFIEKEYLDEKRFYPIVTDFKRTSQPIIRYRLNDILVESKEKCPCGSVYQRIEKIEGRSDDIFLFEGKNGTTISVFPDFIRRCLLFVPDIRDYQVTQHQPTHVEIASNQLTEQQKRQVIQEFEKLAEDLEFNCPQLTFNAYEWNPQVKLKRVARKF, from the coding sequence ATGAATAAATTAAAAATGCTGCTGCCTTTTATTCAAGCGCGCTGGCTCCGACGTTTTAAAAATAGACAAGCGTTAGAACGGTATCAAGAAAAAGAACTGCAAAAACAATCTGCGTATATGCGCACACATTCGCCTTATTATCGTTCCTTGCCAGAGGAGGCAACATGGCCTTTGATGGATAAAACATTTATGATGGCACATTTTGACGAGTTAAATACAAAAGGTGTCAAAAAAGAAGAAGCCATGGCTTTTGCATTAGCCAGCGAAAAAAATCGAGAATTTAATGAAAATTATCAAGGGATTTCGATTGGTTTGTCTTCAGGAACTTCTGGCCATCGTGGAATATTTATAACGACAGAAGAAGAGCAAGCCTTGTGGGCAGGAACGATTTTAGGGAAAATGCTACCAAAAGGCAAGTTAGTCGGACATAAACTCGCTTTTTTTCTAAGAGCAGATAATCAATTGTATCAAAGTATCAATTCACCTGTGATAGAATTGGCTTATTTTGATACCTATCAACCGATAGAAGAACATGTCTCTCGTTTAAATGAATATCAGCCGACGATTTTAATAGCCCCTGCATCGATGCTGGTCGCTTTAGCTAAAGCAATAGAAGAACATCACTTGAAAATGGACGTGCAACAAGTGATTTCAGTTGCGGAAATATTGGAAGCAACCGATCAGCGATATTTGGAAAAAATCTTTCAATTACCAGTCATTCATCAAATTTATCAATGCACGGAAGGTTTTTTAGGTTGTACTTGCGAATATGGTCAGTTACATTTAAACGAGGATATTGTTTTTATTGAAAAAGAATATTTAGATGAGAAACGCTTTTATCCGATTGTGACGGATTTTAAACGAACGTCACAACCGATTATTCGCTATCGTTTAAATGACATTTTAGTAGAATCCAAAGAAAAATGTCCTTGTGGTTCAGTATACCAACGTATCGAAAAAATTGAAGGACGATCGGATGATATTTTCCTTTTTGAAGGGAAAAATGGCACGACGATTTCGGTTTTTCCAGATTTTATTCGACGTTGCCTATTGTTTGTACCTGATATTCGTGATTATCAAGTGACTCAACACCAACCGACGCATGTTGAAATTGCCAGCAATCAATTAACTGAACAACAAAAGCGACAAGTCATTCAAGAATTTGAAAAATTAGCAGAAGACTTAGAATTTAATTGCCCTCAACTAACATTCAATGCGTATGAATGGAATCCGCAAGTGAAATTAAAACGAGTGGCACGTAAATTTTAA
- a CDS encoding 3-oxoacyl-[acyl-carrier-protein] synthase III C-terminal domain-containing protein has protein sequence MNHVEIKGYGTSLPEQTVHFEDQTRYRISGEETQLRLAVEASERALKKADCTIDDIDCIVAASAVGIQPIPCTAALIHEQLAQGLDIPAMDINTTCTSFVTALDMVSYLIEAGRYKTVLIVASETGSLGLNPKQKESYELFSDGAAAMIITQTTEEKGILYSLQRTWSEGAHATEIRGGLTNFHPKFYTEATKEEYMFDMQGPKILSLTIKKLPAMFQEFLEKSGLQLPEIDQVIPHQASRAMPLLMKKLGIQRKQYIDLVDDYGNMVSVSIPFALCQALDEGRVQSGDMVVLLGTAAGLTTNMLALRL, from the coding sequence ATGAATCATGTGGAAATTAAAGGGTATGGCACAAGCTTACCAGAACAAACCGTACATTTTGAAGACCAAACACGTTATCGAATTTCTGGAGAAGAAACTCAGTTACGTTTAGCAGTTGAAGCAAGCGAACGTGCGTTGAAAAAAGCCGATTGTACAATCGACGACATTGACTGCATTGTTGCAGCAAGTGCAGTAGGGATTCAACCAATTCCGTGTACTGCCGCATTGATTCATGAACAACTAGCACAAGGATTAGACATTCCAGCAATGGACATCAATACGACTTGTACTAGTTTTGTAACAGCACTAGATATGGTTTCTTATTTAATTGAAGCTGGTCGGTACAAAACAGTATTAATTGTTGCAAGCGAAACAGGTTCTTTAGGTTTAAATCCTAAGCAAAAAGAAAGTTATGAATTGTTTAGTGATGGCGCTGCTGCGATGATTATTACGCAAACGACCGAAGAGAAAGGCATTCTCTATAGTTTGCAGCGTACTTGGTCAGAAGGAGCCCATGCCACAGAAATTCGTGGCGGGTTAACGAATTTTCATCCAAAATTTTATACCGAAGCAACGAAAGAGGAATACATGTTTGATATGCAAGGACCTAAAATTCTTTCGTTAACTATCAAAAAATTACCCGCGATGTTCCAAGAATTCTTAGAGAAAAGTGGGTTACAATTACCAGAGATTGACCAAGTCATTCCACATCAAGCAAGTCGAGCGATGCCGTTACTAATGAAAAAATTAGGGATTCAACGCAAACAGTATATTGATTTAGTGGATGATTATGGCAATATGGTCTCCGTGTCAATTCCTTTTGCTTTATGTCAAGCTTTGGATGAAGGGCGCGTACAATCAGGAGATATGGTTGTACTTTTAGGAACAGCAGCTGGTTTGACTACCAATATGTTGGCGTTGAGACTTTAA
- the efp gene encoding elongation factor P, translated as MIAASDLRAGMTFVQDGKLIKVLDQSHHKPGKGNTVMRMKLRDVRTGATYDTTFRPDEKFEKAHIDTKTVQYLYTMEDTAYFMDLETYDQYEIPTEVVAEEMKYILENMEVKIQFFGSEVIGIQLPNTVVLRVEETQPSIKGATVTGSGKPATMETGLVVNVPDFVEAGELLEINTAEGTYLKRAGK; from the coding sequence ATGATTGCAGCAAGTGATTTAAGAGCTGGTATGACTTTTGTACAAGATGGTAAATTAATTAAAGTATTGGATCAAAGCCACCACAAACCTGGTAAAGGAAACACAGTAATGCGTATGAAACTAAGAGACGTACGTACTGGGGCAACTTACGATACAACTTTCCGTCCTGATGAAAAGTTTGAAAAAGCACACATTGATACAAAAACAGTACAATATCTATATACAATGGAAGATACAGCATATTTCATGGACTTAGAAACATATGACCAATATGAAATTCCTACTGAAGTAGTTGCTGAAGAAATGAAATACATTTTAGAAAACATGGAAGTTAAAATCCAATTCTTCGGTTCAGAAGTAATCGGTATTCAATTGCCAAACACAGTTGTTTTACGTGTTGAAGAAACACAACCATCTATTAAAGGTGCAACAGTAACTGGTTCTGGTAAACCAGCGACGATGGAAACTGGTTTAGTTGTCAACGTGCCAGATTTCGTGGAAGCAGGCGAATTATTAGAAATCAATACAGCAGAAGGTACTTACTTAAAACGCGCTGGTAAATAA
- a CDS encoding glycosyltransferase has protein sequence MKETVLLIPSYQPDEQTLAFLRVLTEASTVPIVVVDDGSGEKYQFLFEEMQTLGITVLSYSENHGKGYALKHGMTYIMDNYPAARWLVTADSDGQHTLADIQQMIDHYLPISGKLLLGVRQFYLKQTPLRSWLGNRMTTCMYYASTGIWLTDTQTGLRKFSLHDIPELLMISGERFEYEMNQLLELPHKGYQLATIPITTVYEENNQGSHFRVIQDSFLIYKPLVTFLFASLSSSIVDLALFVLLSLIVGESAGALLFATSFARILSGVYNYQINRIVVFHSQHSMRQSFWKYGILFLTQLLLSWLGVSWFNTMISSVFISKILVDSCLFIASFIIQRRMIFAN, from the coding sequence ATGAAAGAAACCGTCTTATTGATCCCCAGTTATCAACCGGATGAACAGACACTCGCTTTTCTTCGAGTGTTAACAGAAGCTAGCACTGTTCCAATTGTTGTTGTTGATGATGGAAGTGGTGAAAAATATCAGTTTTTATTTGAAGAAATGCAAACGTTAGGCATTACCGTATTGTCCTACTCAGAGAATCATGGAAAAGGATATGCATTGAAGCATGGCATGACCTATATTATGGACAATTATCCCGCTGCACGTTGGTTAGTGACAGCCGATAGCGATGGGCAACATACGCTAGCCGACATTCAGCAAATGATTGATCACTATCTCCCAATTTCAGGGAAACTTTTATTAGGTGTTCGTCAGTTTTATTTGAAGCAAACACCTTTGCGTAGCTGGTTAGGTAACCGCATGACAACGTGTATGTATTATGCATCAACAGGTATTTGGCTAACAGATACACAAACGGGCTTACGAAAATTTTCATTGCATGATATTCCTGAATTATTGATGATTTCGGGAGAACGATTCGAATATGAAATGAATCAGCTATTAGAACTACCTCATAAAGGGTATCAGTTAGCTACCATCCCCATTACTACTGTTTATGAAGAAAATAACCAAGGCTCACATTTTCGAGTGATTCAAGATTCCTTCTTGATTTATAAACCACTTGTGACTTTTTTATTTGCGTCACTCTCGTCTTCAATCGTTGATTTGGCATTATTTGTTCTATTAAGTTTAATTGTTGGAGAATCAGCTGGTGCGTTACTTTTTGCGACCTCGTTTGCACGGATTTTATCTGGAGTTTATAACTATCAAATTAATCGTATCGTAGTTTTTCATTCGCAGCATAGTATGCGTCAATCGTTTTGGAAATATGGCATCCTGTTTCTTACCCAATTGCTCCTTAGTTGGTTAGGCGTTTCTTGGTTTAATACAATGATATCGTCTGTGTTTATTAGCAAGATCCTGGTTGACAGTTGTTTATTTATCGCTAGTTTTATTATTCAGCGGCGAATGATTTTTGCAAATTAA
- a CDS encoding sulfatase-like hydrolase/transferase, translated as MLIGLIILVAFVIKYAPETKKARRLSGLYIAFIYLSSIFFFYNQASISWDWGNIFLPLTGLPASALIVGATVFSIASIMGYFFHLVRSNRIQKTYTLTRRNWLAFLLSATLIFSGALAYSSSRWAMNGIGNMRFDQIVFAMTQPLNGSDPGQIQAFILQPLLEAVLWSTPLISLMYLFTTCNVQFGRKSISRRVLSTRLVWMLGLFGLVFGISMSAKEIGYADIKAYYFENTEIYENYYVDPKEVELKFPKKKRNLVYIFLESMESSYMSTDLGGSQEFNLLPNLSSLSETEGIHFSNTTQVGGGMLQVPGANQTASSMVAQTSGVPLRPSASFGLSDGSGANSAEYFPGAYSLGEILDKEGYNQTLLIGSKAEFAGRDKYFQQHGNYEIRDYYWAIEQGLIPEDYYVWWGYEDNKLFDFAKDTLNELSAKEEPFNFTMLTADTHFEDGYATEETPDLFGDQYSNVIHESDRQLMAFLSWMKEQPFYENTTVILCGDHLTMDSDFFDDLDPEYQRSVFNLFLNTNKKTVNNQNRQFSAMDMFPTTLSALGVKISGNRLGLGTNLFSKEPTIIEKLGYDTFESELMKRSKFYDEKLIMNEGTTESE; from the coding sequence ATGCTGATTGGATTGATTATTTTAGTAGCATTTGTTATCAAGTATGCACCTGAAACGAAAAAAGCACGTCGTTTAAGCGGTCTCTATATAGCATTTATTTATCTTTCATCTATTTTTTTCTTCTATAATCAAGCGAGCATCTCTTGGGATTGGGGCAATATTTTTCTTCCTTTGACCGGATTACCTGCGAGTGCCCTAATAGTTGGAGCGACAGTTTTTAGCATTGCGAGTATCATGGGATATTTTTTTCATTTGGTACGCTCGAATCGAATTCAGAAGACATATACGTTAACCCGTCGGAATTGGTTGGCTTTTTTATTGTCTGCTACGCTGATTTTTAGTGGCGCTTTGGCATATTCAAGTAGTCGTTGGGCAATGAATGGAATTGGCAATATGCGTTTTGACCAGATTGTGTTTGCAATGACGCAACCTTTAAATGGCAGTGATCCAGGACAAATCCAAGCATTTATTTTACAACCATTATTGGAAGCTGTTTTATGGAGTACACCATTAATTTCACTGATGTATCTCTTTACGACTTGCAATGTGCAGTTTGGACGCAAGTCGATTAGTCGGCGGGTGTTATCTACTCGTTTAGTCTGGATGTTAGGCCTATTTGGCTTAGTGTTTGGGATTTCAATGAGTGCGAAAGAAATCGGCTATGCGGACATTAAAGCCTATTATTTCGAAAATACTGAAATCTATGAAAACTATTACGTTGATCCCAAAGAAGTTGAATTGAAATTTCCTAAGAAAAAACGAAATTTAGTGTATATCTTCTTAGAATCAATGGAAAGCAGTTATATGTCAACGGATTTAGGCGGAAGTCAAGAATTCAATTTGTTGCCTAATTTATCATCCTTATCTGAAACAGAAGGCATCCACTTTTCAAATACTACTCAAGTAGGTGGAGGAATGCTGCAAGTCCCTGGTGCGAACCAAACAGCCAGTTCGATGGTTGCGCAAACGTCAGGCGTGCCGTTACGTCCATCTGCTAGTTTTGGTTTATCAGATGGTTCTGGTGCCAATAGTGCCGAATATTTCCCAGGAGCCTATTCGCTAGGGGAAATATTAGATAAAGAAGGTTACAATCAAACCTTATTAATCGGTTCAAAAGCGGAATTTGCTGGTCGTGATAAATATTTCCAACAACACGGCAATTATGAAATTCGTGATTATTATTGGGCAATTGAGCAAGGATTGATTCCTGAAGATTATTATGTTTGGTGGGGCTATGAAGACAATAAACTCTTTGATTTTGCTAAAGACACCTTAAATGAGTTATCTGCCAAAGAAGAACCGTTTAACTTTACGATGTTAACAGCAGATACCCATTTTGAGGATGGTTATGCCACAGAGGAAACGCCGGATTTATTTGGCGATCAATACAGTAATGTGATTCATGAGTCTGATCGTCAATTGATGGCATTTTTATCTTGGATGAAAGAGCAGCCTTTCTACGAAAATACGACAGTCATCTTATGTGGGGATCATTTAACGATGGATAGTGACTTCTTTGATGATTTAGATCCAGAATATCAGCGAAGCGTGTTCAATCTATTTTTAAATACCAACAAAAAAACAGTTAATAATCAAAATCGCCAATTTAGTGCGATGGATATGTTTCCAACGACTTTATCTGCATTGGGCGTGAAAATTTCGGGCAATCGCTTAGGTCTAGGAACAAACCTATTTTCTAAAGAGCCAACGATTATCGAAAAATTGGGCTACGATACCTTTGAATCAGAGCTCATGAAACGTTCAAAATTCTACGATGAAAAATTAATTATGAATGAAGGAACGACTGAATCAGAATAA